From a region of the Vanrija pseudolonga chromosome 2, complete sequence genome:
- the YOR059C_0 gene encoding Putative lipase, producing the protein MTKFKDVHLVLLIHGLWGKPEHLAAAVDELHAAWTDMTTVDIASGGGSSVHSSPDATPRRQRDDLVVLVAEGMTSKLTYDGVDVCASRCAYELDREIARLEADGRHVARFSVMGYSLGGLVARYLVGLLNARTPSFFDAHEPVTFSALASPHLGIPRYNTFISQALSWLGGRLLSRTGEQIYVVDSYSELDERPLLEIMADPKQVFHKALARFRDIHIYANLVNDNTVPFPSAAIQMSDPFVKWKERGLQVKYDHQDIAHQWSFPQPDPLTVAKPKAKQWFNWNIGTLPPTLRFREPYSTIILVLAPILIPVLFLLVIIRFSLDTSRSRLRLQKLTRAQMEANRTAAGTSSPVSPMSPIPSVHGLSIDGLRAAIRKVERNIEQDFMDAVETPLPLDHDEFDDDFEHFEPDVHPLMTDRQARMVHWLNALDPNKHMVWFPDCPNSHAVIVVRDPERMPIHERGRGVLRHWAGEVALAAETAATPF; encoded by the exons ATGACCAAGTTCAAGGACGTCCACCTCGTACTCCTCATCCACGGGCTATGGG GCAAGCCagagcacctcgccgccgccgtcgacgagctgcacgccgcgTGGACAGACATGACCACTGTCGACatcgccagcggcggcggcagctcggTCCACTCGTCCCCCGACgccacgccccgccgccagcgcgacgacctcgtcgtgctcgtcgccgagggcatgaCGTCAAAGCTCACCTACGACGGTGTCGACGTGTGCGCCAGCCGCTGTGCATACGAG ctcgaccgcgagatcgcccgcctcgaggccgacgggCGCCATGTCGCGCGCTTCAGTGTT ATGGGATACTCCCTCGGAGGGC TCGTGGCGCGgtacctcgtcggcctgctcaACGCGCGCACGCCTTCCTTCTTTGACGCCCACGAGCCGGTCACCTTTTCGGCGCTGGCGTCTCCGCATCTCGGCATTCCGCGCTACA ATACCTTCATCTCCCAGGCGCTCTCGTGGCTCGGTGGCCGCCTGCTCTCACGCACCGGCGAGCAGATCTACGTCGTGGACAGCTATTcagagctcgacgagcgcccgCTTCTCGAAATCATGGCCGATCCCA AGCAAGTTTTCCACAAggccctcgctcgcttccGCGACATTCACATCTACGCTAACCTCGTCAACGACAACACGGTGCCGTTTCCCTCGGCTGCTATCCAGATGAGCGACCCTTTCGTCAAGTGGAAGGAGCGTGGTCTCCAGGTCAAGTACGACCACCAAGACATTGCCCACCAGTGGTCGTTCCCACAGCCGGACCCGCTCACCGTGGCCAAACCAAAGGCAAAGCAGTGGTTCAACTGGAACATTGGTACCCTTCCGCCGACCTTGAGGTTTCGCGAGCCGTATAGCACT ATCattctcgtcctcgccccgATCCTTATCCCGGTGCTTTTCCTTCTGGTCATTATCCGCTTCTCACTTGACACCAGCCGCTC gcgCCTTCGTCTCCAGAAGCTCACCCGCGCACAAATGGAGGCCAACCGGACTGCGgccggcaccagcagccccGTGTCTCCGATGTCGCCCATTCCCTCGGTTCACGGCCTCTCGATTgacggcctgcgcgccgccattCGCAAGGTCGAGCGTAACATTGAGCAAGACTTCATGGATGCCGTCGAGACGCCGCTCCCtctcgaccacgacgagttcgacgacgactttgagcaCTTTGAGCCCGACGTCCACCCCCTCATGACCGACCGCCAGGCGCGCATGGTCCACTGGCTAAACGCCCTCGACCCCAACAAGCACATGGTCTGGTTCCCCGACTGCCCCAACTCGCACGCGGTTATCGTCGTCCG CGACCCCGAGCGCATGCCGATCCAtgagcgcggccgcggcgtcctccGCCACTGGGCCGGTGAGGTTGCTCTTGCAGCCGagaccgccgcgacgccatTCTGA
- the Pa2g4 gene encoding Proliferation-associated protein 2G4: protein MSAEAAIDLKKPAPVADKAEKEEEKGLSNEVITKYTTAGQALNEVLKKLIPQITAGKKVLELSIEGDKLVAEAVAPLYNKAKAGVKVTKGSAFPTCVSVNNVVSHVSPLPSDPEVVLKDGDVVKVQLGIQIDGYAVIHAETVQVGSKTEGAAADAIKAAYEAAQAAIRTLKPGAKNWDVTEVVQKVTKEYGVLPVQGMLSCQHEQNVTDGKKRVLLNPTPELRRDHETATFEEGEVYGVDVLVVTGTDAKARPEDARTSVYKRANDVNYQLKMKTSRATFSEVQKKSGAFPFTLRALEDERRARMGVQEAVAHGLLKPYEVTQTVAGSVVAEFFFTLALLPAGPLLLSPQPVWYSADKVKSDKSIQDEDLKNLIAAPLRAPKKKAKKAAAATNGA from the exons ATgtccgccgaggccgccatcGATCTCAAGAAGCCCGCTCCtgtcgccgacaaggccgagaaggaggaggagaagggccTCTCCAACGAGGT CATCACCAAGTACACCACTGCCGGCCAGGCGCTCAACGAGGTCCTCAAGAAGCTCATCCCCCAGATCACTGCTGGCAAGAAGGTTCTTGAGCTCTCCATCGA GGGtgacaagctcgtcgccgaggccgttgcTCCTCTGTAcaacaaggccaaggccggtGTCAAGGTCACCAAGG GCTCGGCTTTCCCCACCTGTGTCTCGGTCAACAACGTCGTTTCGCACGTCTCGCCCCTCCCCTCTGACCCCGAGGTTgtcctcaaggacggcgacgttGTCAAGGTCCAGCTCGGTATCCAGATTGACGGCTACGCTGTCATCCACGCCGAGACTGTCCAGGTTGGAAGCAAGACTgagggtgctgctgccgacgccaTCAAGGCCGCCTACGAGGCTGCCCAGGCTGCCATCCGCACCCTCAAGCCCGGAGCCAAGAACTGGGACGTTACCGAGGTTGTCCAGAAGGTCACCAAGGAGTACGGTGTGCTCCCCGTCCAGGGCATGCTCTCGTGCCAGCACGAGCAGAACGTcaccgacggcaagaagcgcgTCCTCCTCAACCCCACCCCCGAGCTCCGTCGCGACCACGAGACGGCCACCttcgaggagggcgaggttTACGGTGTCGACGTCCTTGTCGTCACCGGCACTGACGCCAAG GCCCGCCCCGAGGACGCCCGTACTTCGGTCTACAAGCGCGCCAACGACGTTAACTACCAGCTCAAGATGAAGACCTCGCGTGCTACCTTCTCCGAGGTCCAAAAGAAGTCGGGTGCCTTCCCCTTCACCCTCCGtgccctcgaggacgagcgccgtgcccgcATGGGTGTCCAGGAGGCTGTTGCCCACG GTCTCCTCAAGCCTTACGAGGTTACCCAGACTGTTGCCGGCTCGGTTGTTGCCGAGTTCTTCTTCACCC TTGCCCTTCTCCCCGCTGGCCCCTTGTTGCTATCCCCCCAGCCCGTCTGGTACTCGGC CGACAAGGTCAAGTCGGACAAGTCGAtccaggacgaggacctcAAGAACCTCATTGCCGCTCCTCTGCGTgcgcccaagaagaaggccaagaaggccgccgctgccaccaacGGTGCTTAA